AGATGATCATGACCTCGCCATTGGCCACGGCAGCGCGTTTTTCTTCGCGCGCCTTGCCCTTGTCGCGTCCGGTCATGATGGTTGACGTGATGCCCAGAGGCTGCAGAATTCGACTGACATTTCTCATAGTGCTGACGTGCCAGAATTTCCGTAGGCGCCATCATCACGCTCTGATAGCTGCCCTCCGCCAGATCGATCATAGCCAATAGCGCCACTAGCGTCTTGCCGGCGCCGACATCGCCCTGGATCAGCCGGTTCATGCGATGGCCAGAGCGCAGATCGCCGCGCACATCTTCCAGCGCCCGAATCTGCGCGCCCGTCAGCCCGAAAGGCAGGCTGGCCAGCGCCAGATCGGACCAGGCGCGATAATCAACCACACGGGCGCTCGTGCTTTGTCGGTGCTGTTTTCGGCTTTTAAGCGCCAGTTGATGCGCCAGCGCTTCATCATAGGCCAGACGCTGGCGCGACGGTGCATCGGGCGACAAATCAAACTCGGCTTGCGGCGCATGGACAGTTTTCAGCGCTGCATTAAAGGATGGCCATATGTATTTGTCCAATATAGCTTTATCCTGCCATTCCGGCAGATCGGGCAGGGTGGCCAGGGCGGTCTGCGCGAACTTGCGGATCAGGCGAGACGACAGGTCATAAGTCGCCGGATAAACAGGTTCGCACGCCGGGATTTCACCAGCCTGCGCGACATCGACCACATAGTCCGGATGCGTCATCTGAAGATATGATCCGAACTTTTCGATCTTGCCGCTGATCAGCCGTTTCTCGCCAATCGGATGCTGAATCTCGAAGCTGCGGATGCGGTGGAAATAGACCAGTTGCATCCGGCCGGTATCGTCAAACACCTCTATGCGCTGGGGCGCCTTAGGCGCGGAAGATGGATAGCCGCCGATAGTCACCTCGACCGTCTGAACCTCGCCGATTCGCGCTGTAGCGAGCGTTACCAACGGCCTTTTTATGATCCCCGACGGCAGGAAGAAGGCCAGATCCCGCACATGCGTCCCCACATGGGCGCTTAAGGAAGGCGCTATCTTGGGGCCGACGCCTTTCAGGCTGGTCACCGGCGCATAGTAGGGAAACAAAATTTCTGGTCGCATGGGCTTATCAAGCACCAAAAATGCTTTATGAGAAGGGCCAGATTGGTTTTCCGGAGTTCAAAGCTGTGACAGAAAAAGAGATGCGTGAGGCGCGCCTGAAAAAGCTGTCCTTCCGGGCATGGCGTCGAGGCTTCAAGGAGGCCGATATCATCCTCGGAAACTTTGCCGATGATCGTCTGCCAGAGATGACACCTGAGGAACTGGATATTTTTGAAATCCTGCTCGAAGTGCCCGATCAGGACCTCTATGGCTGGATCATTCAGCGCGATCCGACCCCCGAAGACTTCCGCTCGGTGATCATGGATCAGCTCAATCAGTATTATAAAATCGCCTATACGAAGATCTAAGACTGCATGTCCGACCTCTCCCAGATTGCCCGTTCCAGCCAGCCCTTGACCTTGAGCGGCTGCCCGGAAGGCTTTGAAAGTCTCATGGCCGCCGATCTGGCGCGCAGCGAGGGCCTGAGTGTCTTTGTGGCGCGCGATTTCGCCCGCATGAACGCGGTGGCGGAGGCGTTGAAGTTCTTTGCGCCGGAACTGGAAATCCTGAGCTTCCCGGCGTGGGATTGCCTGCCCTATGATCGGATGAGTCCCACGGCCGGTATCGTGGCGCAGCGCATGTTCGCCCTGTCGCGACTGGCGGCGCTCAAGACGCAAAAACCATCGGCGCCGCTGCTGTTTCTGACGACCGCGGCAGCTATGATGCAGAAGGTGCCGCCGCTCAGCGTGATCAACGAAGACCGTCTGTCGCTCAAACCGGGCCAGACCATCGATATCCGTGTCCTGGAAGATTATTTCCTCAAGCACGGCTATACGCGCGTCTCGACCGTGGCGGAAAAGGGCGAATTTGCCGTGCGCGGCGGCTTGC
The window above is part of the Asticcacaulis sp. MM231 genome. Proteins encoded here:
- a CDS encoding succinate dehydrogenase assembly factor 2, giving the protein MLYEKGQIGFPEFKAVTEKEMREARLKKLSFRAWRRGFKEADIILGNFADDRLPEMTPEELDIFEILLEVPDQDLYGWIIQRDPTPEDFRSVIMDQLNQYYKIAYTKI